AACCGATCTTAAACATGTGCGTCCTCCCATTCGATGGATTCAAATTGAATATTGTTGAAGAAATGATTTAACGCAAGCGATCCGGCGCCGACGATGCCGGCGTGAAGCCGGGTCACGCTTTCCAAAATCTGCACGTGCTCGGAAAACATCGGCATCGTGCGCGATTGCACAAGCCGGTTTACTTTGCTCATCAGCACTGAATTGTCTAAAGCGAGCTCACCTCCCATAATGATCAACGACGGATTAAACAGATGCACAAGCGTGATAATACCCCGGCCGAGCAGCTCGCCGGCGTATTCCATGATCCGCACAGCCGTGCTGTCGCCCCGGTTGCTGAGCGCAACAAGCTCCGGCAGGGCGGGCGGCTCCCCGCCGCCGGTCCATTCGCGCCATTTGTCCATCAAAATCGGGGCGCTGATCATATCGCCGAGGCATCCGATGTTGCCGCAATGGCATACCGGTCCGGCGTGATCCACCGTGACGTGCCCGAATTCGCCGGCACCGCCGCCCCCTCCGGTAAACAGGCTGCCGGATAGAAACAGCCCTGCGCCGACCGCTTTGCCGACATGCAGGTAAAGGAAGTTCGGCACGCCCCGGCTGCGCCCGTACAAAAACTCCCCATAAGCCGCCGCATTCGCGTCGTTTTCCAGCAAAATCGGCACCTGAAAATGCTTCGCCAGCTCTTCCTTGAGCGACAAATGGTATATTTTCATATTGGCGGCGGTGATGACCTTGCCTTTATCCAGATCGATGATGCCCGGAACGGCGATGCCGATCCCGATCAGGCGCAAAGCGTCCATCTGCCGGAACTCGCGGACCATTTCCCTGATGAGCCGGATCAGCACCTCAACCAGGTTGTCCGGCCCGAACGGAGGAATATCCCGCGTCAGCAGTATTTCCGCGTTCATGTTCAGAATCGCGGCCGTCTCCTGGTCCAGATCGATCGCGATCACCATGCCTGCGCCGGGCTTCAGCTGGACAAGCACCGGCTTGCGCCCGCCGCTTGAATCTCCTTTGCCGACCTCCATCAAAAAACCGCCCGCCATCAAACGATCGACGATGACGGTGACGGTCGTCGGACTGAGCGACAAGTCCTTCGCCAGCTGCGAACGCGACAGCGGGCCCTTCTCGCGAATCGCGTTAAAGATCAGCGACTGATTGATTTCTTTCATCAGTTGAAGATTGCCGGTTCGCGCCGCTTGATTAAATGTAATGGCTCTCATTTTCATATTGACCCCGATTTTCATTACTTTTTCCAGTGAAAAAAATAAGTTTCCCTAAAAATGTATTCTTTGAACATTTGTAAATTCCTTCCCGCGTGGAAAAATTTTATTAGGCCGTCTCCTGTCAACGGCCACATTCATAATATTCCTTGACAGGAATATTCTCTATATGGTATATTCAATCCAAGCAAGATAATGATTCCAAAAAGCGAGGCGGCTTGATATGATGGAAACGAACCGGGACGCCCGCGCCGGACCCTATGCGAATATCCGGCCCGGGTTCAGTAAAGGAATGATGTCATCATGGATATAACAACATTCAGCGCATTGGCGGAACCTAATCGGCTGCGAATCGTAGAGCTCCTGCTCGACGGCCCTATGACGGTCGGCGATATTGCCAACCGGCTCGGCATTCGCCAGCCCCAAGCCTCGAAGCATCTGCACGTGCTGCTGGATGCCGGACTGGTCGAGGTGCAGCCTGAAGCAAACCGCCGGAATTACAAGCTTCGTCTGGAGCCGTTCCAGGCTTTGGATGCATGGCTTGAAACTTACCGGGGAGTTTGGGACGAACGTTTTGACGCTCTTGAGAATTACCTGCAAAAGCTGCGGGCGAAAGAAAACAAACCATCTTAAAAACGGAGGAACTATGATGACGAACAAAATGTCAGTTAAGGCGGAAGGACAGGAATTGATTTTGGAGCGTGTTTTCGATGCCCCGCGCGAGCTTGTATTCAAAGCGTTTTCCAAGGCTGAGCATTTGAAACATTGGTGGGGGCCCCGCGGCTGGGAGCTGCCCGTATGCAACGTCGACTTTCGTCCGGGCGGAGTATGGCACTACTGCATGAAATGCGTCGACAAAAATCATGGAGACTATTACGGAATGGAGTCCTGGGGCAAAGCGGTTTATGATGAAATCGTCGTTCCGGAGAAAATCGTCATGACCGACTTCTTCTCGGATGCCGAAGGGAATGAGATCGAAGGAATGCCTTCGTCGCATGTCACTTTGACCTTTATCGAACAAGAAGGGGGCAAAACAAAGCTTGTGAGCCGCGCCCGTTACGCCTCCGCCGAAGCGCTCCAGAAGGTTCTGGAGATGGGTATGGAGCAAGGAGTTTCCGAAACTTGGGATCGTCTCGCCGAGCATCTGCAATCGATTCGATAAGCTGTATGCGACAAAGCCGCAGGCCAAATGCCGGCGGCTTTGTTTGTTGTTCATTCGCCGGCTCTGGCTCGGACATTTACCGGAAGGCTGCGGAATAATATGAAAAACTTGGCTTGTTCGAGGATAAATTCCTCTGATTCGATGCGATAATCACAATCGCTTGGTTTATTATGCCTCCTATGCCCGATTGTGATGGTGTTTGTATCGGAGTAATACCAGTTTTTGCGTTTATAGAATGCTTTATAGCGATTACGGAAGCGATAATACCAATTTTTGTGCTAATTCGCGTACCCTGCCTGCAAGCAACTGACATGCCCCCGCTTTCCCCGCCTTCCTAGGCCATGCCACTGCCAGTTGAATCCCGTTATTATCGGGAAAAATGAAATTTCGTATGCAGCCTTGATCGTACATGTACGTCATCACGATGTCGGCCCGACGCAGCTTCTCCCACAAAACGGCGTATCCTTCTCGAACGCAGGCCGGCTCTTTTATTTGCCGCTGTCAATCGTCCATTTCTCCCCCCAGCGGCGCATCTGCATAAGAACCGCCCTGTACTCCCGGCCTTTTTCGGTCAAGGAGTACTCTACCGTAACCGGGACGGTCGGAAAAATTTGCCGGCGGACGACCTGCAGCTCCTCCAGATGGCGCAAAACGATAGTCAGCGATTTGATGCTGATTCCGCCCAAGCTTCTCCTCAGCCCGTTAAATCGCTGCGAACCGTAATAAAGCTGGCCGATGACCGGAAACGCCCATTTTCCGTCAATCACCTTGAGCGCTTCCCGAACCGCGTTTAGGCACATGAAATCTTCATTCCCGTTCACCCTGCACACCCCAATTCACTTACTAAAATATAGTAACGCTCCTTGATGCGGCTATGCGTAAACATTTTGCGTTCTTTTCGACCCGCGGCTTGTAAGTTTACTATATCAACAGACCCCGCATTTGCCAAATGGCGGCGGAGATCACTTAAACCTGATAGGGAGGAATCTGGAATGACCGGACAATATAAAACGATTTTGGTGCTCGGGGCTACCGGGCAGCAAGGAGGGGCGGCGGCGAGGCAGCTGCTTGCGGACGGTTGGCATGTGCGGGCGTTTACGCGGGACGCGTACAGCGAAGCGGCCAGGGCGCTCGCAGAGGCCGGCGCCGAACTTGCCGCGGGCGACATGGAGGACCGCGCTTCGCTCGAAGCGGCGATGCGTGACGCGTACGGCGTGTTCAGCGTGCAGCCGCCCGAATGGGCTCCGAACGCTGCAGCCGACGCCCGGGAAATCCGCATGGGCAAAAATGCCGCGGACGCCGCAAAAGCCGCCGGAGTGCGGCACTTTGTCTACTCGTCGGTCGGCGGCGCGGACCGCCAGGCCCGCTTTCGCTCCCTCGCGAAATGGGAGATCGAAGAATATCTCCGTGAGCTCCGCCTTCCGGCAACGATTTTACGTCCGTCCGGATTTATGGAAAATTACGCGGATCCGCGTTCCGGCATTCAGCACGGCACATTGGCCGAACCGACGCTGCCGGACGTGCCGGTCAAGCTTATTTCCGTGGACGATATCGGCGTTTTCGTCCGGCTCGCCTTTGCTCATCCGGACGAATTTCTCGGAAAAACGCTGGAAATCGCCGGGGACGCGGTTACGCCTCCCGATATTGCCGCTTCCATCAGCCGCGCGCTAGGCCGTTCCATCCGGTACGTCCCCATCCCGATCGAGACGGTTCGCGGGCAAAACGAGGTGCTCGCCCGCTTGTACGAGTGGTTGAACGGTGACGGCTACGAAGTCGATATCCCCGCTTTACGCAAGCTGCACCCGAATTTGATGAGCTTCGACGCATGGCTGGAGAGGAAGGGCAAGTCCCGGCTGGACACGTTATTTCGCGCATAATCGTGCAACTACGATTGCATCTGTCGCCGGATGATTCGAGGGGACTGGGCTCCGCTGTCCGGTTGCCGGATTTCGCAGCGGAACGCGGGCTCCTGTCTCCGTCGATAGGTCTTTATAGCGTCCGGGTTATCGCCGCGGCGGCTTAAAGGAACTGACGTTCGCTAATTTTGGGAAAACGGGCATATCTGGAAAAATAAAGGAACTGAGATGCGCTAAATCGGGGAAAACTGGCATTTGAACCGGCAATAAACGCAAATAACGCACCTGAGTTCCTTTATTGTTGCCGGACCACCTGAAACGGGTAGTTTAACGCACTACAGTTCCTTTATGAACCTGAGGAGCGGGGCAAGCGGGATGAGCATACCGGGATCTAGCCCGATAACTTGCGTCCTTGCCTGCGGCGGCCTGTCCGCTTTTTGCCTGTTCAAGTTCCGCCATTCCCGGACAGGACGAGCATCGCCCCTGCCTGCTGCGACCTGCCCGCCCGCATCCCGCTCCACCCTTACGTCAGTGGGGCCAGCTCCACCGCCGCCTGCTTGCCGCTGAGCTGGATGCCGGTTTTGGCCCGTCCCGCATGGCGAAGCTCCCTCATCAGTCGCTCCAGCAGTTGCTTCGCCTGCGCTCCCTCCTTGCCTCGGACCGCGACGACCAGATTCACCGCATCTCCCGCAAGCAGAATCTTTTCCGCCTGACGTTTTTTCGTATCGTAGTCGTGATCTTCGATCTGCGGCGTCAGACGGATTTCCTTCAGCTTGGCCGGCCGCTCCAGCTTGCGCTCCTGCTGCGCCTCCTGCTTCGCCGCCCCCGCGCCGATCAGCCTGCATGGCGGCGGACTGGCCATCAAAGACGTGCACACCAGATCCACCTTGAGCTTCCTCGCCATCGCCAAAGCTTCCGCCGTCGGAACGACCCCCAAATCTTCGCCGTTCACGCCGGTGAGATGAACCTCGGACGCTTTGATTTTTTCATTAACGATCATTTGTGGACACCCCGCATTTTTCGCTATAATGTCCCATATTACCTCTTACAAGGAGAATGATCAATGGACCCGAAAGATGTCGAGGCGCAGATTATCCGCAATTACCAGCGTGACGAACAGATGATGATCCTCGTGTTCGCCCAGTGGTGCGTCAACCACGATCTGGACCCGGCGGAGCTGTACGAGCGCGCTTACCCGGACCAAGCCGTCAGCCCCGCACTGCTGCAAGCTGTCGAGCTAACCGTACCGAAGGAAGAATCGGAGCATATTCCGGATCAAACGCTGCTGGGCGTGCTGTCGCTTTACGGCAACGAGGAGCTGGCGTTTGTCGTTACCGAGGAGATCGGCAGAAGGAAGAAAAAACGCTGACGGCCATAAAGCACGCAAGGGAGCCTTCATTTGCCTTCCAGCACCGAAAGGACGGCCGCACGGATCTCCTGATAGCTCGTGCAGCGGCAAATGTTCGACTGCAGCCACTCCTCGATAACTTCTTCGTCCGCGTCCGGGCGGTTTAACGTCAAGGCATGGCACAGCATAATAAATCCCGGCGTGCAAAATCCGCACTGGAACGCGAATTTGTCGATGAACGCCTGCTGGATCGGCGCGCCCTGCAGGCCTTCGACGGTCGTGACGCTGCTGCCGACCGCCTCGATCGCCAGCATCATGCACGATTTGATCGGCAGCTTACCCACGATCACCGTGCAGGCGCCGCAGTCGCCGTTTTCGCAGCCGGCCTTGGCGCCGGTCAGCCCGAGCTGCTCGCGCAGCACGCGCAGCAGCGTGTCGGCGGAGCGGATCGTAACGCCACGCCGCTGCCCGTTGATCAGCAGTTCGATTTCGCTTTTGCCTGTTCCGTGTGCGATCATACGTTCACTCCTTCCAAAGCCGTCATCACATCCAGCAGCGTATTGCGCAGCACAAACACCCGGTATTGCGAGGACGCGAACATGTCCTGCGTAATCGGCGCAGGCCACAGCCGGATGGCGTTTTCCACACGCTGCGCGAGGGGCAGCGCCCGGTCGTTAAGCGCCCCTTCCACCTGCAGCGAACGAAAGGGGATCCTGCTGACGCCGCTGAATGCCGCGCGAATGCCGGACGGCGTTTTCAAAGCGGCGATACGGACGATCGGGTAGTCGATTTTTTCCAGCTTCGTTCGTTTCACCGTGACAAAAGGCAAGTGGACGTAGCGCCTGTCCGTAGCGATTTGCACAAGCAGCTCGCCTCTGCCGAGCCGCGGCTCGCCGTTTAAAATCTCATGAATGGAAACGCGGCGGAAGCCCCCCGGTCCGGCCAAAGCGACCTCGCTGTCGGCAAGCAAAAACGGCAGCAGCGCTTCGCGGAAAACGAACCTGCCGCACAGATTGCCGCCGACCGTAATTTTGTTTCGGTTCGTAAAATCGGCCAGATCAAGTATGGTTTCTCCGAGCAGCGGAAATACCCCGGAATCCGACACTGCCGAAAGCGTCACCGCCCCGCCGATGATTAGCCGGTCGCCCTGAAATTGCATGACGTTCATTTCGGGAATCGCTTTGATGTCGATCACAGCCCCGGTGTAAAGATGATCGAGCCGCGCCAGCGAGATGATTTCCGTACCGCCGGAATAATAATGCGGCTGCTTGCCCTGCATATCCGCCTGCTGAAACAGGCGAACCGCGTCTCCGACGGAAGCCGGCTTGTAATATTCGAAATCAAACGAAATCACCGGCCTCCCTCCTTATCGGCCAAATGTGTTCGCCAAATGAGCTCCGGCGTCAGCGGCAGCCGGTTCAACTCGACTCCGGCGGCTGCGGATAAAGCGTTCGCCAGCGCCGGCGCCATCCCGATCGTGCCGTATTCCCCGATGCCGCGCGCTCCAAAGGGACCTTCCGCAAAAGGCGTCTCCACGAAGTCGACCAAATACTCCGGATTTTCCCCGAAGCGGATCAGCTTGTAGGTGCGAAGCTGCGCATTACGCACCACCCCCTCCTCGTTGAAGAAAAAGGCTTCACGGCTGGCAAAGCTCAGTCCCATGCTCATGCCGCCCATGATCTGGCCCCGCGCCGTCGCTTCGTTGATTACTTTTCCGGCGTCGAAAACCGATGCTGCTTTAAGGAACCTGTACGTGAACTCGCGTGTGTCGAACTCGACCTCGACCGCCTGCGCGCCGACGGTCCACTGCGGACCGGGTATGCCTTTACCCGTTTCCGGATCGAGTATCGTGAGGAAATGGTACATGAATTTTCCGCGCCCGATCACCGGGTCGCCGGTGACGCTGCCGTCCGGATTTTTATAGCCGACCGCGACATCGCCGATTTCAAGACTGACTTCCGGGTTATCTTTGACGTACACCTTGCCGTGGCCGACCTCCAGCTCCTCGGGAGACCGCTTCAGCACAAGCGACGCGTTTTGCTTGAGCTGGACAATGGCATCCTCCGCCGCAGCCAGCACGGCGCGTCCGACCATCATCGTGCTGCTGCTGGCCACCGTTTTCCAATGCTCCGGCGTAATCTGCGTATCGATGTCCATTTTGATATGTATCTCGTTTGCTTTCATTTTCATCCGTTCGGCGAGAATTTGCGTCATAATCGTGCGGTTGCCCTGCCCCAGCTCAACGGAGCCGACGCTCAAATTCAAGATGCCGTTATGATTGAACGTAATGATTGCACCGGAGCCTGCATCCATTGCGGCGCTCGACGTTTTCCAGACGCAAGCCATCCCCTTCACTCTCACCAGGTTCGGACCTACCCGGGTGACCCGTCCTCCGTCCCAGCCGATGAGATCTTTCAGCTTGGCGATACACTCAGGCAGGTCGCCGACGTTGCTGCGGTCCAGCGGAGCTTGCGTCGGCGTCGTGTCGCCCGGGCGGATCGCGTTGAGAAGCCGCAGCTCCAGCGGGTCCATCCGCAGCTTTTTCGCAAGCATATCCATCATCCGCTCCATGCAAAAATGCGCCTCCGGATGGCCGAAGCCGCGAAACGAGGTGGCATAAGGATGGTTCGTGTACACGCAAAGCGAGTCGCACCATACGTTGTCGATCCGGTATGGCCCCGTGCAGTCGACGGCTGCGGCTTTCGTCACAACCGCCCCCTGATCGGTATATCCGCCGGTATCGAACATGAAGGTTATCTCCGCTGCGGTCAGTCTTCCGTCCCGCGTCGCCCCGAGCTTCACCTTCGCTTCAAGCCCGATATGGCATGGAGAGCTGACCATGTCCGATTCGCGGGTATTGTTGATTTTGACCGGGCGGCCGCCGCACGCTTTTGAAGCAAGGTAGGCGATGTATTCGAGCTGAACCGAACCTTTCCCGCCGAATCCGCCGCCGACAAACGGCACATGCACGATGACGTTCGATTCATCAACGCCAAAATACCGTTGAAACAAACGTTTGATGATATATGGGTCCTGCGTCGACGTCTGCACCTGAACGAGACCGCTCGGCATCACCTCGGCGATGGAGCAGCGCGGTTCCATGGCGCTGTGATCGGACGTCGGAAAAGCGAACGTCGCTTC
The window above is part of the Paenibacillus hamazuiensis genome. Proteins encoded here:
- a CDS encoding ROK family transcriptional regulator, translating into MRAITFNQAARTGNLQLMKEINQSLIFNAIREKGPLSRSQLAKDLSLSPTTVTVIVDRLMAGGFLMEVGKGDSSGGRKPVLVQLKPGAGMVIAIDLDQETAAILNMNAEILLTRDIPPFGPDNLVEVLIRLIREMVREFRQMDALRLIGIGIAVPGIIDLDKGKVITAANMKIYHLSLKEELAKHFQVPILLENDANAAAYGEFLYGRSRGVPNFLYLHVGKAVGAGLFLSGSLFTGGGGGAGEFGHVTVDHAGPVCHCGNIGCLGDMISAPILMDKWREWTGGGEPPALPELVALSNRGDSTAVRIMEYAGELLGRGIITLVHLFNPSLIIMGGELALDNSVLMSKVNRLVQSRTMPMFSEHVQILESVTRLHAGIVGAGSLALNHFFNNIQFESIEWEDAHV
- a CDS encoding ArsR/SmtB family transcription factor; the protein is MDITTFSALAEPNRLRIVELLLDGPMTVGDIANRLGIRQPQASKHLHVLLDAGLVEVQPEANRRNYKLRLEPFQALDAWLETYRGVWDERFDALENYLQKLRAKENKPS
- a CDS encoding SRPBCC domain-containing protein, whose protein sequence is MMTNKMSVKAEGQELILERVFDAPRELVFKAFSKAEHLKHWWGPRGWELPVCNVDFRPGGVWHYCMKCVDKNHGDYYGMESWGKAVYDEIVVPEKIVMTDFFSDAEGNEIEGMPSSHVTLTFIEQEGGKTKLVSRARYASAEALQKVLEMGMEQGVSETWDRLAEHLQSIR
- a CDS encoding helix-turn-helix domain-containing protein, which translates into the protein MNGNEDFMCLNAVREALKVIDGKWAFPVIGQLYYGSQRFNGLRRSLGGISIKSLTIVLRHLEELQVVRRQIFPTVPVTVEYSLTEKGREYRAVLMQMRRWGEKWTIDSGK
- a CDS encoding NmrA/HSCARG family protein, which encodes MTGQYKTILVLGATGQQGGAAARQLLADGWHVRAFTRDAYSEAARALAEAGAELAAGDMEDRASLEAAMRDAYGVFSVQPPEWAPNAAADAREIRMGKNAADAAKAAGVRHFVYSSVGGADRQARFRSLAKWEIEEYLRELRLPATILRPSGFMENYADPRSGIQHGTLAEPTLPDVPVKLISVDDIGVFVRLAFAHPDEFLGKTLEIAGDAVTPPDIAASISRALGRSIRYVPIPIETVRGQNEVLARLYEWLNGDGYEVDIPALRKLHPNLMSFDAWLERKGKSRLDTLFRA
- the infC gene encoding translation initiation factor IF-3, whose translation is MIVNEKIKASEVHLTGVNGEDLGVVPTAEALAMARKLKVDLVCTSLMASPPPCRLIGAGAAKQEAQQERKLERPAKLKEIRLTPQIEDHDYDTKKRQAEKILLAGDAVNLVVAVRGKEGAQAKQLLERLMRELRHAGRAKTGIQLSGKQAAVELAPLT
- a CDS encoding (2Fe-2S)-binding protein, coding for MIAHGTGKSEIELLINGQRRGVTIRSADTLLRVLREQLGLTGAKAGCENGDCGACTVIVGKLPIKSCMMLAIEAVGSSVTTVEGLQGAPIQQAFIDKFAFQCGFCTPGFIMLCHALTLNRPDADEEVIEEWLQSNICRCTSYQEIRAAVLSVLEGK
- a CDS encoding FAD binding domain-containing protein, with product MISFDFEYYKPASVGDAVRLFQQADMQGKQPHYYSGGTEIISLARLDHLYTGAVIDIKAIPEMNVMQFQGDRLIIGGAVTLSAVSDSGVFPLLGETILDLADFTNRNKITVGGNLCGRFVFREALLPFLLADSEVALAGPGGFRRVSIHEILNGEPRLGRGELLVQIATDRRYVHLPFVTVKRTKLEKIDYPIVRIAALKTPSGIRAAFSGVSRIPFRSLQVEGALNDRALPLAQRVENAIRLWPAPITQDMFASSQYRVFVLRNTLLDVMTALEGVNV
- a CDS encoding xanthine dehydrogenase family protein molybdopterin-binding subunit is translated as MLSNELQKTGRCGRLETVGKPIPRVESGDKVTGFAKYTNDTESPGILHGWLVTSPYAHANIIRIDTSQALQVSGVIAVITGDYCPVLTGSVLADRPPLAYKRVRYYSEPIAVVVAESEHIAKRASRLIRAEFEPLPVVNSPSSALRPDAPLIHEDLGSYKIYGDVYPVPRTNIGNHVKIRKGDLQAGWAASEVTVEATFAFPTSDHSAMEPRCSIAEVMPSGLVQVQTSTQDPYIIKRLFQRYFGVDESNVIVHVPFVGGGFGGKGSVQLEYIAYLASKACGGRPVKINNTRESDMVSSPCHIGLEAKVKLGATRDGRLTAAEITFMFDTGGYTDQGAVVTKAAAVDCTGPYRIDNVWCDSLCVYTNHPYATSFRGFGHPEAHFCMERMMDMLAKKLRMDPLELRLLNAIRPGDTTPTQAPLDRSNVGDLPECIAKLKDLIGWDGGRVTRVGPNLVRVKGMACVWKTSSAAMDAGSGAIITFNHNGILNLSVGSVELGQGNRTIMTQILAERMKMKANEIHIKMDIDTQITPEHWKTVASSSTMMVGRAVLAAAEDAIVQLKQNASLVLKRSPEELEVGHGKVYVKDNPEVSLEIGDVAVGYKNPDGSVTGDPVIGRGKFMYHFLTILDPETGKGIPGPQWTVGAQAVEVEFDTREFTYRFLKAASVFDAGKVINEATARGQIMGGMSMGLSFASREAFFFNEEGVVRNAQLRTYKLIRFGENPEYLVDFVETPFAEGPFGARGIGEYGTIGMAPALANALSAAAGVELNRLPLTPELIWRTHLADKEGGR